A stretch of Triticum aestivum cultivar Chinese Spring chromosome 1D, IWGSC CS RefSeq v2.1, whole genome shotgun sequence DNA encodes these proteins:
- the LOC123180553 gene encoding kinesin-like protein KIN-13A, which yields MGDSSDAVMARWLQSAGLQHLAASSTGPAGDQRGAGVGGLGGGAGGAGMLPSLLMQGYGPQSVEEKQRLYMLLRNLNFNGESLPASVSEPYTPTAQKFGSGTSAEGLYSPELRGELGAGLLDLHAMDDTGLLSEDVDSEPFEPSPFMPKEIDDDEDDMITGSQLGPADNYNAVTSEKEISTRENNVAKIKVVVRKRPLNRKELSRKEDDAVAVHDSSSLTVYEPKLKVDLTAYVEQHEFCFDAVLDEDVSNDEVYRETVERIIPIIFQRTKATCFAYGQTGSGKTYTMQPLPLRAAQDMIRLLQQPVYRNQNFKLWLSYFEIYGGKLYDLLSDRRHLLMREDGKKQVCIVGLQEFEVSDVQVVREYIERGNAARSTGSTGANEESSRSHAILQLAVKKHIIVTETRRQRDRDANEAKNTKAVGKISFIDLAGSERGADTTDNDRQTRIEGAEINKSLLALKECIRALDNDQIHIPFRGSKLTEVLRDSFVGNSRTVMISCISPNAGSCEHTLNTLRYADRVKSLSKGGNTRKEQSTAPTIPSMRESSSAPSYPLSVEADEVPNQIQEKRPVDISRRGAENFTSNSSMEPDRNNFSMIPSYSNRGKEENGASGLNDRERVDFSSVRTVYNSKAQLIQNSANAQEDEKVTRVSPPRRKVIREDKSEKQNYMKKDSGIEASRPGYKVQQVRQLQQQQRPTSASASQVSSRQSEKESSCDDVEIDAILEEEEALIAAHRKEIENTMEIVREEMNLLAEVDQPGSLIDDYVTQLSFLLSRKAAGLVSLQARLSRFQQRLKEQEILSRKKSSR from the exons ATGGGGGACTCGAGCGACGCCGTCATGGCGCGGTGGCTGCAGTCCGCGGGGCTGCAGCACCTCGCGGCCTCGTCGACGGGCCCCGCCGGGGACCAGCGCGGCGCCGGCGTTGGGGGCCTTGGAGGCGGCGCCGGAGGAGCGGGCATGCTGCCGAGTTTGCTCATGCAG GGCTATGGACCACAGTCAGTTGAAGAGAAACAAAGGCTGTATATGCTGCTGAGAAACTTGAATTTTAACGGAGAATCTTTGCCTGCATCAGTCTCTGAGCCCTATACACCAACTGCTCAGAAATTTGGCAGTGGGACTTCCGCAGAGGGTCTGTATTCACCTGAACTTAGAGGTGAACTTGGAGCTGGTCTTCTGGATCTCCATGCTATGGATGACACTGGACTTCTTTCTGAG GATGTAGATTCAGAACCATTTGAGCCTTCACCCTTTATGCCAAAGGAaattgatgatgatgaggatgatatGATAACAGGAAGCCAGCTAGGTCCAGCTGATAACTATAATGCAGTGACGAGTGAAAAGGAGATCAGTACTAGAGAAAATAATGTAGCGAAGATCAAAGTTGTG GTAAGAAAGAGGCCCCTGAACAGAAAAGAGTTATCTCGAAAGGAAGATGATGCTGTAGCTGTGCATGATTCATCTTCTTTGACAGTTTATGAACCTAAGCTGAAG GTCGACTTGACAGCTTATGTGGAGCAGCATGAATTTTGTTTTGACGCTGTCCTGGATGAGGATGTTTCTAACGACGAG GTGTATCGTGAGACAGTGGAACGCATTATACCAATAATATTCCAGAGAACAAAAGCAACATGTTTTGCTTATGGACAAACAG GTAGTGGGAAGACATACACAATGCAACCTTTGCCTCTGAGAGCTGCTCAAGACATGATTCGTCTTTTGCAACAACCTGTCTACCGGAATCAAAATTTTAAGCTGTGGCTCAGCTACTTCGAGATATACGGTGGGAAACTCTATGATCTTCTATCAGACAGAAG ACACTTACTGATGAGGGAGGATGGCAAGAAACAAGTTTGCATAGTCGGTCTGCAGGAATTTGAGGTTTCTGATGTCCAGGTTGTGAGGGAATATATTGAGAGGGGAAATGCAGCAAGGAGCACAGGGTCTACAGGGGCCAATGAAGAGTCATCGAGGTCACATGCCATTCTGCAACTGGCTGTGAAGAAGCATATTATAGTAACTGAAACTAGGAGACAAAGGGACAGGGATGCCAATGAAGCTAAAAACACAAAGGCAGTGGGAAAAATATCTTTTATTGATCTTGCTGGAAGCGAACGTGGCGCTGATACAACAGATAATGATAGGCAGACAAG AATTGAAGGTGCAGAGATAAACAAGAGCCTCCTTGCTCTGAAGGAATGCATCCGGGCCCTTGACAATGATCAGATACACATTCCTTTCAGAGGAAGCAAGCTCACAGAGGTTCTCCGTGACTCATTTGTTGGCAACTCTAGGACAGTGATGATTTCTTGCATTTCTCCCAATGCAGGTTCATGTGAACACACGTTAAATACGTTGAGATATGCCGATAG GGTTAAAAGTCTTTCAAAGGGTGGCAACACAAGAAAGGAGCAGTCTACTGCACCAACTATTCCTTCCATGAGGGAATCTTCATCTGCTCCATCCTATCCTTTATCTGTTGAGGCTGATGAAGTACCCAACCAGATCCAGGAGAAGAGACCTGTCGATATATCTAGGAGAGGCGCTGAAAATTTTACCTCCAACTCTTCGATGGAGCCTGACAGGAATAACTTTAGTATGATCCCAAGTTATTCTAATAGAGGAAAAGAGGAAAATGGTGCATCTGGTTTGAATGATAGAGAGAGGGTTGATTTTAGTTCTGTCCGAACTGTTTACAACAGTAAAGCACAGTTAATTCAGAATTCAGCAAATGCACAAGAGGATGAAAAGGTTACCAGAGTCTCACCTCCCAGGAGGAAGGTCATAAGGGAAGACAAATCTGAAAAGCAGAACTACATGAAAAAGGATAGTGGAATCGAGGCAAGTCGGCCTGGATACAAGGTGCAGCAGGTAAGACAGTTGCAACAGCAGCAACGACCAACATCTGCTTCAGCTTCTCAGGTTTCGTCAAGGCAATCTGAAAAAGAAAGTTCATGCGATGATGTGGAGATAGATGCCATTCTCGAG GAAGAGGAGGCCCTCATTGCAGCTCACAGGAAGGAAATCGAGAATACAATGGAGATCGTGCGTGAA GAGATGAACCTTTTGGCAGAAGTTGACCAACCAGGCAGCCTTATTGACGACTATGTGACACAATTGAGCTTTCTTCTGTCACGCAAGGCTGCAGGCTTGGTCAGCCTCCAAGCACGCCTTTCAAGGTTTCAACAGCGCCTCAAAGAGCAGGAGATCCTTAGCCGTAAGAAATCATCCAGATAG